The following coding sequences lie in one Rutidosis leptorrhynchoides isolate AG116_Rl617_1_P2 chromosome 4, CSIRO_AGI_Rlap_v1, whole genome shotgun sequence genomic window:
- the LOC139840550 gene encoding uncharacterized protein — protein sequence MNCKPPSYKGTEGPIELNRWFEKMESVFRLCNCGEDDKVKYATGNLSGGALTWWTAYASTVGWTAALAIPWETLKIMLAGKYCPRNQVQKFEVEFWELRMKILEVEEYSNRFLELAALCPSMVTPESKKIEKYIIGIPHQIQGNVIAAGKETIEATMLMTQNLVMAARRNAKEKQTEVKATDNKRKFEPTQGTCQNSNKKVGDTIKSGYIGTKPLCNRCDSIIMGFALLCAENVRRLVTRPRIASYVSTEFCALFDEKPQNLDTKCLVEMANGKFIKVDRIYKECNLTLANKTFKVDLLLVELGSFDVVLGMDWLSPMKVGIQCFDKTINIPIETSEILVIQGDKSGSKLNLISCIKT from the exons ATGAATTGTAAGCCACCAAGCTAtaaaggaaccgaaggaccaattgaacTAAATcgctggttcgaaaagatggaatctgtgTTTCGTTTGTGTAACTGCGGTGAAGATGACAAGGTCAAGTATGCTACTGGAAATCTATCTGGTggagctttaacttggtggactgcataTGCTAGTACCGTTGGATGGACTGCTGCCCTAGCCATACCATGGGAAACATTAAAAATCATGCTGGCTGGTAAGTATTGTCCCAGGAATCAAGTCCAGAAATTTGAAGTCGAATTCTGGGAGTTAAGAATGAAAATTCTTGAAGTTGAAGAATACAGCAACCGATTTCTAGAGCTAGCTGCTCTATGCCCTAGTATGGTTACTCCTGAAAGCAAGAAGATTGAAAAGTATATCATCGGTATTCCTCATCAGATTCAGGGGAATGTTATAGCTGCTGGTAAAGAAACTATTGAGGCTACGATGTTGATGACTCAAAATCTGGTTATGGCTGCGAGAAGAAATGCCAAGGAAAAACAGACCGAAGTTAAGGCTACTGATAACAAAAGAAAGTTCGAGCCTACTCAAGGTACATGTCAGAATTCAAATAAGAAGGTTGGTGATACTATAAAAAGTGGTTATATTGGAACAAAGCCGCTATGTAATCGCTGTGATAGTATCATTATGGGTTTTGCACTGCTGTGTGCGGAAAATGTAAGAAGATTGGTCACTCGGCCAAGAATTGCAAG ttatgtgtctactgaattcTGTGCCTTATTTGATGAAAAACCTCAAAACTTAGACACTAAGTGTCTTGTAGAAATGGCCAATGGGAAATTTATAAAAGTTGACCGGATCTACAAGGAATGTAATCTGACTCTAGCCAATAAAACCTTCAAGGTTGACTTATTGCTTgttgaactaggaagctttgatgtagtcttagggatggattggttatccccGATGAAAGTTGGTATCCAGTGTTTTGATAAGACAATTAATATTCCTATCGAAACTAGTGAAATTCTTGTTATCCAAGGAGATAAGAGTGGTTCCAAACTTAATCTTATCTCATGCATCAAAACATGA